TAAAAGGGTGCGGCACCAATTTAGGCagaggatagggcttctagaaccaGGTATTTAGGTGATTTAATGTGAAATTGATTCCCCCTTacagctggaattaaggtaggataagattaggataggataggataagataagataaggttagtttggataatgttggataagataaggttttggataatgttccttccttttagctgattccttatcttctttgtcttgactttACTTTCTTCATCTCATcagcatattcctagcctcttaaacttcaaaaacgtccatccaccttgctccatgcatgtacTATCCATTattggcccaaaattgctccaaattgcactttcttaccaactttgtcatttgaacctgaaaacacacgaaaatagcttaaaacactctaataagtagaaactagctatgaaaatgcaagaaaacaagctaactaagtcgcataaatatgctcctatcaacctcAATTTGAATATTTTCTCTCCCCTTCACCTTCCCTTGCGACAAAGAAAATTACAATCTTGAGCTTACATATAGCAACTTGAAGTGCTAGAAGTGAGTCTCCATAAAACGTTTTGTAGTAGCATTTGTTTCAGTAATGCTTTATAACATACATGTATATAAACATGAATAGAACAAAGCACGTGTGATATGCTTGACGTTATAAAACGAAAACACAAATAATACAGGTATCAAATGTGATCAACATTTATGTTAGCTCAAAACTTTCAAAGAACATTAAGCAAAAACAGTatacaaatttaaaatatatattctcTAAAAGACGCACAAAGATCGTGGAATTAGGGTGGAAAATATGAAACATAAAAAACCAACAATTTTGGGAACATGGAACACTTTTCGAATgcaaaatttggtgccatgtgttgAACCTTTGCTATTTGAAAGTACGAATTAAAATGCatataattcaaattcaaagATATATAGTTTGCAACCAACAAGTAGACTTTCTCTCAATGCATGCGTGTAATTATTGAAACCCCGTTGAATTTATATCTATAGAGGACTACTTTTCTAAACGGTACATGtgttttccttcaaatttttgCTGTGATCCTAAGTGTTTGACTAACAGCTGCCAAACCCTTTCGAATCAAACTCACTAGCCAAAGAGGACTGTCAAAGCTTGTTTGTAATATAACAATCATGTCATCCACCACTTAATCAAATAGAAAAATGGCTGTTATTCTCAACTCCTTTTATTTGATACCGAATATCTTATCATCTCTGGCTTTTTTGGTATATCAAGTAGATGTGTAGATCTTTATGCATGATTACTTCTTGTACGTGTAGTGATACCCATTTTTCATTCTACTGGACTAGATTGTTTTCGGTATATGATCATATATACAACTGATgtttaataaatattattaaaaaaacaaggCATGTACGTATAGTGAATGTGTATGTGTACACTACATGATGTATATGGTTACGTTGTATGATGTTGATTTGGAGGTAACCTCTGTTTGTGGCAGGTCTCATTTGGTGGTTGAGTCAGaaattttatcatttattaGTATTGCGTGATTTTCTTCGCATTATCTCAACttttcatttggattcatttTGAACGTTGTGTCAAAATGAATCACTGAAGAAAATTTACGTGTATCTGATATCATATTTAATCTTTATTACTATATCTTTTGCAATTATACTGAAAGATCTTTGCTTCTTTAAAGTTGTACTACTTCagcattataatttttttggtttctaTCATTCTATACCATCATGTTTTTGAAAGAACACACTATCAATATCAATAATTCTCCCAAGTCCAGGGCAGCTGCCATGCCAGCTTAGTAGACTAGCCGCCGACAGAGCCGACAATGGAACCAGACATATGAGAAGAAAACAATGAAGTAAATAATTTAGGggattcccaaaaaaaaaaaaaaatggaggttTGACCGATCTCCTCGACAGTCCAAAGCCGCTGGGTGGTAGAGACAGTCAAGATTCGGTTTCGAAGttttatttgaacacatatttTACATCTCTACATTTAACTTGCTTTTTGAATTTGTCACTTAATACTAtagtttagtgatatttttctttatttataaattgtaagtaagaggtcttagttCTAATTAttgtcaaagacgaatttgaaccatgttattgctagcttattgtgagATTTAGTCCACTCCCCCATCCAAATTTAGTTTCTAAACTACCCTCAATTATAAAACAAAACGCAACCCCGTTATTTACACTTTTCTAGTTTCTTTTCACCCACTAAACCCTCTATGTAATGCtcccaaaacaaaacccaattgTTGCCAAAGTATACACTCTGTTCTACTGTAATTctatttatttactttcttttccAATCTATTTATCTTTACTTGCGTGATATAAGTCGAGAAATTGAATTATAGTATACTTCATTATTGGCAGGAGCTTGTCTTGAATATGTTGTATGCACTACTAAATTAAACAGTTTGAGCGACTAGGGATATTTTGTCGCGCAAAGAATTATTTGGTCGCACATAAACTATGGCTACCAGAAAATCGTCGCGCATATTTTGTCGCGCAAAGCTCATGAAAAAAGACATTGCGCGACAAACATCTTCAAATTTGTTGCGCATCTAAACAATTGCGCGACGCTTTATTAGTCGTCGCGCAAAAGTTATACGGACAAAGGTTTTTGTCGTACAATATAAACGAGTACAAGTGCGTTTGTGGGTAATTTGTCTCAAAaaattttgcgcgacgaaagcTATAGTAGGTGCGTGGTAATGTGCAACGAAGAGTAAAACGCACTTAATTTTGCACGACAACATTTCGTCGTCACGCACGtgtaatttttaataataaaaaaagaataaaaggaaaaaaaaaacagatttcATACTAatgagaaacaaaaaaaaaagcaaattaatgaataatttgttatttatttataatataaataaaaatgtacgtacaaatataaagtttttttaaaaaaaaaaagggaacaaaaCTACGAAATAAAGAGGCAAAATCTATAGGCATGTCATTCGGAGGTGCTTGGTAATCTTGCTACTGGTTGGGGACGGGGTCAGAGGTCGACGGGCCTGATTGCGGTGCTTGCTCGGTGTGGAAGGGTTGTGAGGGCGATGGTGTAGAAAAACCGGGGAGATGTATTCCAGAGGAACTAAGGGCTTGTACAAGGATTGACATTTGAGACTTGTACGATGCCAGCTCACTCCTCAGCCCAGCGACTTCCTGCGTCAAAACCGTAACCTTGGTCTTTGACTACGAGGATGACGAGGCTCCAGTCTCCCGACGCCTGGAATTTCCCATCCCCCGACAATATGTCCCCAGCCTCTGACCTAAAGTCTGGTCCAACGTCTCTGTGACGATGTGAAACCCTGTATCCTCAGGGGGAATCCACAGACTCGATTGGCATGTCCGAGGGAAGGTGGGAGGTGGACTCCTGAAGCACCACCTATCGCTTCTCCACCATAGTTGcctgtgaaaaaaaaacatggattattaatagaaaacaatttgaaagaATTAGTATAAATGTTTAATGCATAAGAAATTACTTACATGAAGGGACTAGGTCAACTTATTCTCAGGCCGAACATAAACGTCAGCAAAGACGTCGATCTCCAGAAATTTGAACcctcttaaaataaaaaaaagataaggaaaatgttagtacgaaaaaataaaattattagcgACATTTTAAAATTGGAAATGAAAGTTGTAATATATACCTTATGTAGGGCCTCCATCCTATAGGAGAAAGGCCTTGAACGcgaatggtggagaagagtcTTCTTCTTTCAATTGATCTTGTTCGCCTTCACCTTCTTctattatacaaaaaataaatgtattagttgtaatagttaaagaaaattaaaaaaattaataataaacattactaaaaataaaaaaagtaaaatgaaagaaGTCGTCATTAAAAACACACCACATATGTCGGGTCCTTAAAATGACCGCAAAGCCAAACCCAACTATCTTGTCGGTCCTCCAACTCCTTCGAATATCCCTCCTCAAGAGCGACCTGCGGATCATCAAACTCCTGGAACCATTGGTGCAGGTCACTCTTCCACTGCTTGTAGCGTTCGGAGAAAAGCCGATTGACATACGCGAACTTGTCCTCGTCCATGTGCTCCAAATTGTAGTTTGTCTACAATATAACAAATATTTTGAAAGCATTAGTAATAAAAGATAgtaatacataaatatataaattttacatgaaaagcatTAAAAAGGCGATGCTACTTACGAACAATTGATTGCGCACTGTAATCTTCATCTCCTCTGGCATCGCCTTCCAAGACTTCCACAGCATAGAGCAAAAGGTCCGCACGACATGCCCAATGTCGTGGGCCAATGCACTATACGGCTCCGCCGTTGGTGCTGCCCGATGTCGCTCATTGTATCCGATTGGGATACGACCGTTGGTCACCCAGGTGACCTTCCCCGTCTTCAATTGCCGACAAGGTCCCCGGGTGTTTTTCTTCGCTgcaaagagatgaaaaaaaatcattaacccATAACTAATAACAAATCCTACTAAAATTTCGGCATAACCTCCCctataattaaaacatttccTAAAACCCTGAAAATAAGATAAACAATatacatatccaacacaatgatcACAACAGTTTAATAAAAGGTTTGGAACAATGAAAACTTTTTAATCCTTACATGACATaacaaattgaacctaaaataaaaaaacttagtAAACAAGGGAATGAGGGAGTGAATTAGGATTGTATACCTGGCCGTGTACCGGAGGCATCAGTTGTGGATCCCGATGGCGGCATCTGGTCCACAGTGCGGGGGTGTCAGTGAGTTCGTCTGGCGCTTGGTAACGCCACCGAAGAAGTCGATGATGCTTGCGCCTGTGGGACTGGATGACCATCTGAGTGAACCGGATTGACCGGCTTATGGTCCATCTCTGCCGGAGCAATGGCGGCAGTAGTAGGTATAGTCGTCGGACTAGGTGTAGCCGTCAAACTAGGTGTAGAAGTCATCGGCCTCTGGGTTCTAATGAGGTGAGACATCTACAAAATTGGCAATCAATTTGTTCAATACACAAAGATTTTGATTCTGTTTTCACATGCTTACAACTTCAATGGCTACAAAAGGATTGCTAATTGTTGATTTGATTTCAAATTAACTTGTTAACTGAAATAAACATATGGGAATTCCAGTCCATTGGCTGGTCAAAAGCATTTTCTGAATACATATGGGCAGATTCAATGATTTTGGAGACGtagaaatatgaaaataattgaAACATTCCCATCATAACAAAGTTCATGTGCTCTGCGATTTGCAGCAAAAGAAGTTTGCTAATACCTCTCATGAaaatctaatatatatataatctaaaCTATAATGGAGGAATTCAAATTACTGTGCAAAAAAGAAATTGGGAGGCCGAATTCAAAATTGGGAGGTCGAATTCAACAAGCAACACAATCGAGTCTATCATATTAATAAGGCAACAACAAAGGGAAATACCCCATTATATATCAACAAATTGTGGCAGTCAACAATGCAAATCCTTAATTTAAGAACCCTGTACTTCAATTAGAAAACCCCTAATTCGAACCCTGtacttgaaattaaaaaacccCTAATTTAAGAACCCTAATCTAACCCCCAGTGAAGCACCCTAAATCTAACCCCCAATTTAAGAAAACCTAATCTAACCTCACTGCCCAAAATCGTTCCCCTAAGTTAAGACCTAAATCTAACCCCAATTAAGAACCctaaaaactctaatttaaGAACCTAAATGTAACCTCCAATTTACgaaccctaaatctaaccccACCGCCcccaatttgaaaaaataaaaaccctaattctaacccccagtcaataaacaaaattgaaactaaaaactgaaaagGAAATTACATGTTGGAGAAAAATAGGCGATGGACTGAGAGAGGGATGGAGAGATGAggtgagagaatgagagagg
This region of Malus domestica chromosome 07, GDT2T_hap1 genomic DNA includes:
- the LOC114825788 gene encoding uncharacterized protein, producing MPPSGSTTDASGTRPAKKNTRGPCRQLKTGKVTWVTNGRIPIGYNERHRAAPTAEPYSALAHDIGHVVRTFCSMLWKSWKAMPEEMKITVRNQLFTNYNLEHMDEDKFAYVNRLFSERYKQWKSDLHQWFQEFDDPQVALEEGYSKELEDRQDSWVWLCGHFKDPTYVKKVKANKIN